From Parasphaerochaeta coccoides DSM 17374, a single genomic window includes:
- a CDS encoding AIPR family protein — MFKATMKVKSNSFRRLDDPSENSKSAKYVFYVKVRDVIKNIPMATNPRDQKLNTDVAKAIQESLESNDGYFHLKNRGIVLSAASVNYNNRTEEVTIFFDDDEKHGNVDGGHTYKIVCDHLDGSLSQFVQFEVMTGVEDIIEQLAEARNTSIQVDVKSMAELANHFDPIKEALDGMPFFSRIAFKQNQVTQDTETGKSQRMIDAREIVAIINMFDSERFDEGNHPIQAYSSKAKMLEYYLENPEKYRKLVNVSPDIFDLYDVIELEFADAYNNGGGRYGRKKYSGFKNNRVVGKSKFGMQDLFYKIPNGLIYPVVAAFRCLLEYNFTTEKYEWKKTINGPIAVWEDCKQSLATKVVGFASSIGDNPNAVGKDPNVWDIAYMTVQQKLLGA, encoded by the coding sequence ATGTTTAAAGCTACAATGAAGGTAAAAAGTAATTCCTTCCGGCGTCTCGATGATCCGTCCGAGAATTCAAAATCGGCTAAATACGTGTTTTATGTAAAGGTTAGAGATGTCATAAAAAACATCCCAATGGCTACCAATCCACGAGATCAAAAGTTGAATACAGATGTTGCAAAAGCGATCCAAGAGTCACTTGAAAGTAATGATGGTTATTTTCATTTGAAAAATCGTGGTATCGTGCTTTCGGCTGCAAGTGTTAACTATAACAACAGGACAGAAGAAGTCACCATTTTTTTTGATGATGATGAAAAGCATGGCAACGTTGATGGGGGACATACTTATAAAATAGTATGTGACCATTTAGATGGAAGTCTTAGTCAGTTTGTTCAGTTTGAGGTCATGACTGGGGTAGAAGACATCATAGAGCAGCTAGCTGAAGCCAGAAATACCTCCATACAGGTGGATGTCAAATCTATGGCTGAGTTAGCCAATCATTTTGATCCAATAAAAGAAGCTCTTGATGGGATGCCATTTTTTTCACGAATTGCTTTCAAACAAAATCAGGTAACTCAAGATACAGAGACTGGGAAAAGTCAAAGAATGATCGATGCTAGAGAAATAGTTGCTATCATTAATATGTTCGATAGTGAGCGTTTTGATGAAGGGAATCATCCAATTCAAGCTTATTCTTCTAAAGCAAAGATGTTGGAATACTATTTGGAAAATCCAGAGAAATATCGAAAATTGGTAAATGTTAGTCCCGACATCTTTGATCTTTATGATGTAATAGAACTAGAGTTTGCGGATGCCTATAATAATGGTGGAGGGCGCTATGGAAGGAAAAAGTACTCTGGCTTTAAAAATAATCGAGTTGTCGGGAAAAGCAAATTTGGAATGCAAGATCTTTTTTATAAGATTCCCAATGGATTGATTTATCCAGTTGTCGCAGCTTTCAGGTGTCTTCTAGAATATAATTTTACTACAGAGAAGTACGAATGGAAAAAGACTATTAATGGACCTATTGCAGTTTGGGAAGATTGTAAACAATCCCTTGCAACAAAAGTCGTGGGTTTTGCCAGTTCCATTGGAGATAATCCGAATGCTGTTGGAAAGGATCCAAATGTCTGGGACATAGCATATATGACGGTACAACAGAAACTGTTAGGAGCTTAA
- a CDS encoding MFS transporter: MNNLILLSVDFITGFGSWVCFISVNWFLLELTGLSSTVALQSIIYTFAGLVFSPFMGILIDKFRVKHLISVISIIRGVASLLVCFAVVSGVVSVYEFYILNFINGLGFSLYSNSVSTLIRKLDKKELISKSNSYIEFSLHSSSFIAGLLAALLFNRFLIQGVLLINSICFIASSFIIIFYSEPPIVRNHDNERKSYFREMEIGLKYLVSKKQLFILGFLAYFPTLIAACFNLLLPVMVIEKYPLQPELYSFSYSGYSIGVAIGSLLLGIGILRRFKDSSITNGAFIMILVTMIILRINILPAMLIISMCYFGLACSVIRVKMNTQYINAMDLTYSGRVLSVISTFTRIIQMILVSWISFLNDKLSISASVVFVILFSIVSYSGFAFGLRNISRE; encoded by the coding sequence ATGAACAACTTAATTTTACTATCAGTAGATTTTATTACTGGTTTCGGTTCTTGGGTTTGTTTTATTAGTGTGAACTGGTTCTTATTAGAACTTACAGGCCTTAGTTCAACTGTTGCATTACAATCAATCATATATACCTTTGCCGGATTAGTATTTTCACCATTTATGGGAATACTAATCGATAAGTTTCGAGTAAAACACTTAATATCTGTAATTAGTATTATCCGAGGAGTCGCATCGTTACTTGTATGCTTTGCTGTAGTTTCAGGTGTCGTGTCAGTATACGAATTTTATATACTCAACTTTATTAATGGATTGGGTTTCTCTTTGTACTCAAATTCTGTATCGACCCTAATCCGAAAGTTGGACAAGAAAGAACTCATTTCTAAATCAAATTCATACATTGAATTTTCGTTGCACTCAAGTTCATTTATTGCCGGTTTATTGGCAGCTCTACTATTTAATAGATTCTTAATCCAAGGAGTTCTTTTAATTAATTCAATCTGTTTTATCGCATCAAGCTTCATTATCATATTCTATTCTGAGCCACCAATTGTTCGTAACCATGACAACGAAAGAAAATCATATTTTCGAGAGATGGAAATAGGGTTGAAATATTTAGTCTCAAAAAAACAGTTGTTTATTTTAGGATTTCTAGCATATTTCCCTACGCTAATTGCCGCCTGTTTTAATCTTTTGCTTCCAGTAATGGTTATTGAGAAATATCCCCTGCAACCAGAATTATATTCATTTTCTTATTCTGGATATAGTATCGGTGTTGCAATTGGGAGTCTTCTATTGGGAATTGGTATTTTAAGAAGATTTAAGGACAGCTCAATAACTAATGGTGCGTTCATCATGATATTAGTCACAATGATCATACTAAGGATTAATATACTACCGGCAATGCTTATAATAAGCATGTGTTATTTCGGATTGGCCTGTTCTGTAATCAGAGTGAAGATGAACACACAATACATCAATGCTATGGATTTAACTTATTCTGGTAGAGTTTTAAGCGTTATCTCAACTTTTACAAGAATAATACAAATGATACTAGTATCTTGGATAAGTTTCTTAAACGACAAGTTGTCCATCAGTGCTAGCGTCGTTTTCGTAATCCTATTTTCAATAGTATCATATTCAGGGTTTGCATTTGGACTCAGAAATATTTCGAGAGAATAG
- a CDS encoding ATP-binding protein, which translates to MIELLVAEVSDYEFKIALEKKKPKSWLKSVSAFANSIGGMLLFGVSDDKQVVGLDSAQDDAETISRLIKDRITPLPQIELKAIKENEKDILSLKILPGRSTPYYYKADGVMEAYIRVGNESMPAPDHVLNELILKGTNRSFDAMVTDARKTDYSFTLLEATYLEKAGIHFEDSDYISFGLADRQGFLTNAGKLMADQYIVRNSRIFCTRWNGLDKGSIFDDALDDKEYEGNLISLLRNSSDFIRNNSKMRFVKEADYRVDKPDYADRAVTEAIVNALIHRDYILLGSEIHVDMFDDRLEIQSPGGMFDGRAIQDRDIRSIGSARRNPVIADLFHRMKFMERRGSGLSKILNETAKLPGYTDKMKPEFFSTPSDFRVVLKNVNYVSMTLTAQDTAQDTAQDTAQDTAQDTAQDNRLKILIEFCSIPRTRDEMQTHIGIEHREYFRKVYLKPLLDSGKLRMTIPDKPNSRYQRYVTAKNS; encoded by the coding sequence ATGATTGAGTTGCTTGTTGCGGAAGTCTCCGACTATGAATTCAAGATCGCACTGGAAAAGAAGAAACCGAAGAGCTGGCTGAAAAGCGTCAGTGCCTTCGCCAATTCAATCGGAGGTATGCTCCTATTCGGAGTGTCCGATGACAAACAGGTCGTTGGGCTTGATTCTGCGCAGGACGATGCTGAGACCATCAGTCGGCTTATCAAGGATAGAATTACTCCATTGCCCCAGATTGAGTTGAAGGCAATCAAGGAGAATGAAAAGGATATCCTGAGCTTGAAGATTTTGCCCGGTCGTTCGACTCCGTATTATTATAAAGCTGACGGAGTCATGGAGGCGTACATCAGGGTGGGGAACGAGAGCATGCCTGCTCCTGACCATGTTCTGAATGAATTGATTCTCAAAGGTACGAACCGCTCATTTGATGCAATGGTTACCGATGCAAGAAAGACGGATTATAGCTTTACCTTGCTTGAGGCAACCTACCTTGAGAAAGCCGGGATACATTTTGAAGATTCCGATTACATCTCTTTTGGACTGGCTGACAGGCAGGGGTTCCTGACCAACGCCGGCAAGCTGATGGCCGACCAGTACATTGTCCGTAACTCACGGATATTCTGTACGCGATGGAATGGACTCGATAAAGGTTCCATCTTTGACGACGCCTTGGATGATAAGGAATATGAAGGCAATTTGATCAGCTTACTCCGGAACAGCAGTGACTTCATACGCAACAATTCCAAGATGCGCTTTGTGAAGGAAGCGGACTATCGTGTCGATAAGCCCGATTACGCCGACCGTGCGGTGACCGAAGCGATTGTGAACGCACTCATTCATCGTGACTATATTCTTTTGGGCAGTGAGATTCATGTCGATATGTTCGATGACCGCCTTGAGATCCAGAGTCCAGGAGGAATGTTCGATGGTCGGGCGATTCAGGACAGGGATATCCGCTCCATCGGTTCTGCACGGCGTAATCCTGTAATCGCAGACTTATTTCATCGTATGAAATTCATGGAGCGTCGTGGCAGCGGGTTGTCAAAGATTCTGAACGAGACAGCGAAACTTCCTGGTTATACGGACAAGATGAAACCTGAATTTTTCTCAACTCCATCGGACTTTCGTGTCGTCTTGAAGAATGTAAACTATGTGTCTATGACTCTTACCGCGCAAGATACCGCGCAAGATACCGCGCAAGATACCGCGCAAGATACCGCGCAAGATACCGCGCAAGATAATCGTCTGAAAATACTCATAGAATTCTGTTCAATTCCACGAACAAGGGATGAGATGCAGACGCATATCGGCATTGAACATCGGGAATATTTCCGGAAGGTATATCTCAAGCCTTTGCTTGATTCTGGGAAATTGCGCATGACCATACCGGATAAGCCGAACAGCCGTTATCAGAGATATGTAACGGCTAAGAATTCATAG
- a CDS encoding helix-turn-helix domain-containing protein, with translation MKKGITQKKLAEMSGVRESTISDIIRGTRTVSNFEHLSKIAEALKIDDIRKLIDFQKE, from the coding sequence TTGAAGAAAGGCATTACTCAGAAGAAATTAGCTGAGATGTCTGGTGTACGTGAATCAACCATTAGTGATATTATTCGGGGAACAAGAACAGTCAGTAACTTTGAACATCTTTCAAAGATTGCCGAAGCTCTAAAAATTGATGATATCAGAAAACTGATAGATTTTCAAAAAGAGTAG
- the cas1f gene encoding type I-F CRISPR-associated endonuclease Cas1f — MGTALEYLSDLKAILHSKRANIYYIEKARLMVKDGRVVFLTEMKNEFQYWNIPIANTTVILLGTGTSITQAAVRMIASAGVLLGFSGSGGTPLFAGNEIEWVTPQSEYRPTEYLQGWVSFWFDDDKRLKVAKAFQEYRIEFLTEIWHKDKYLQNAGFYMDDAEIEDALTRYSQQVVQAPTVNELLRLEAQMTKRLFKYAAQKTGLSGFTRNRDEPMDAVNTFLNHGNYLAYGLTATCLWVLGIPHGFAVMHGKTRRGALVFDVADLVKDAIVLPLAFIAAKEKMKEREFRELCLQNFATYKALDYMFTCVKKHAIGFIQQEDYPV; from the coding sequence ATGGGCACAGCCTTGGAATATCTCTCGGATTTGAAGGCGATTCTTCATTCAAAACGGGCAAATATCTATTACATTGAGAAAGCCCGGCTCATGGTGAAAGACGGTAGGGTTGTATTTCTGACTGAAATGAAAAATGAATTCCAATACTGGAATATCCCCATTGCCAATACTACGGTCATATTGTTAGGTACTGGAACCTCAATAACACAGGCTGCTGTCCGCATGATTGCTTCAGCGGGAGTGCTGCTGGGGTTTTCCGGTTCTGGTGGAACGCCATTGTTTGCAGGGAATGAAATTGAGTGGGTTACGCCTCAAAGTGAATATCGTCCTACAGAATATTTGCAAGGATGGGTGAGCTTTTGGTTTGATGATGATAAAAGATTGAAAGTAGCAAAAGCTTTTCAAGAATATCGCATCGAATTCTTAACTGAAATCTGGCATAAAGATAAATACTTGCAGAATGCAGGCTTCTATATGGATGACGCAGAGATTGAGGATGCCCTCACGCGTTATTCCCAGCAAGTCGTCCAAGCTCCGACGGTCAATGAACTATTGAGACTAGAAGCTCAGATGACAAAGAGGCTATTCAAATACGCCGCACAGAAAACCGGCCTTTCTGGATTCACGCGGAATCGTGATGAACCTATGGATGCTGTGAACACATTCCTTAACCATGGAAATTATCTTGCCTATGGCCTTACTGCAACCTGCCTATGGGTTCTGGGAATCCCACACGGGTTTGCAGTCATGCATGGAAAGACCAGACGAGGTGCATTGGTTTTTGATGTTGCCGATCTTGTCAAGGATGCCATTGTTCTTCCCCTTGCCTTCATTGCCGCCAAGGAAAAGATGAAGGAACGGGAGTTCCGGGAGCTCTGTCTACAGAATTTTGCCACATACAAAGCTTTGGATTACATGTTCACCTGTGTCAAGAAACATGCCATTGGCTTTATCCAGCAGGAGGACTATCCCGTATGA
- a CDS encoding SPL family radical SAM protein yields MNVKHIRAKAILTKSALPEADFVINPYTGCYFACNYCYACFMAKFEGRAVSEWGDYVYVKENVKELLEKALKRREYYAGKRVLIGSVTDPYQPIEKNEKITHSILETLIKNNPFGYVEILTKSPIVTRDIDILTRIDNLKVGITVTASSGKRIEYENRAPSNTIRLKTLAKLVESGIKTYAFIGPLLPFYQEKPDELDDIFRVLHNVGVQEVFVEYLNINAQIALRLRGKVPVEVLSKKYLDSSHKKLEVLVNESISRYNFSLRHAEIIQHRKE; encoded by the coding sequence ATGAACGTAAAACATATCAGAGCTAAAGCAATTCTTACAAAGTCGGCTCTCCCAGAAGCTGACTTTGTGATTAATCCTTACACGGGTTGTTACTTTGCCTGTAACTACTGCTATGCATGCTTCATGGCAAAATTTGAAGGAAGGGCTGTCTCTGAATGGGGAGACTATGTCTACGTTAAGGAGAATGTAAAAGAGTTGTTAGAGAAGGCCTTAAAGAGACGTGAATATTACGCAGGAAAAAGAGTTTTGATTGGTTCAGTAACTGACCCTTACCAGCCGATAGAGAAAAATGAAAAGATAACTCATTCCATTCTTGAAACTCTCATAAAGAATAATCCATTTGGTTATGTTGAAATCCTAACGAAGTCTCCAATCGTCACCCGTGATATAGATATTCTTACTCGTATTGATAATCTAAAAGTAGGCATAACAGTTACAGCTTCATCGGGTAAAAGGATAGAGTATGAGAACCGAGCACCTTCAAACACTATACGGCTCAAGACTTTGGCAAAGCTTGTAGAAAGTGGCATCAAGACATATGCGTTTATTGGGCCGTTATTGCCTTTCTATCAAGAGAAACCCGATGAGCTTGATGATATCTTTCGCGTTCTTCATAATGTTGGAGTACAAGAGGTGTTTGTTGAATACTTGAACATCAATGCTCAGATTGCCTTAAGATTGAGAGGAAAAGTCCCGGTTGAGGTTCTATCAAAGAAGTATTTAGATTCATCGCATAAAAAGCTTGAAGTTTTAGTTAATGAGAGCATTTCCCGCTATAATTTTTCGTTGCGACATGCTGAAATCATCCAACACCGCAAGGAATAA